In Candidatus Manganitrophus morganii, the genomic window TCGATACCATCACGGGAGGGAAAAAAGCCTTCATCAACACCAGCCGTGGGATGCTCGTCAACGGCTACATCGCCCTGCTCCCCCGGGAAATGGCGGTGGTTGAGATCTTGGAAACGGTCGAGCCCGATCGGGAGGTCATCGCCGCCTGCCGAAAATTGAAGCAAGCGGGATACCTGATCGCCCTCGATGACTTCATCGACGAGGAGCGATACAAGCCGCTGGTGGAAATGGCCGATATTCTCAAGATCGACTTCTTGACGACGAAGAAAGATGAGCAGAAGCGGCTGATCGAACGATATGCTCCCCGGGGGATCCACCTTGCGGCGGAAAAGGTGGAAACACGCGAGACGCTTCAAGAAGCGATGGAGATGGGATACAGCTATTTTCAAGGCTTTTTCTTCAGCAAGCCGACCATTATTTCAGGGAAGGAGATTCCCGGCTTCAAAGTCAATTACCTTCGAATCCTCCAGGAAATCCATCGGCCCGACCTCAATTACGAAAAGGTCGAAGAGATCATGAAGATGGAGATGTCGCTCTCATACAAACTTCTACGTTATATCAACTCCGCCTTTTTCGGCTGGCGGGTCGAAATTCGCTCGATCAAACATGCGCTCGTCATGTTGGGCGAGAGCGATTTCAAGCGTTGGGCTTCGTTCATCTCCCTCTCGAGTATGGCGAAAGACAAACCGAACGAGTTGGTCTTTCAAGCGATCTTGAGGGGAAGATACATGGAGGAGCTGGCGCCGATGGTCCGCCTCTCCGAACGCGCACAGGATCTCTTTCTGATGGGAATGTTCTCCTTGATCGACGCCATCGTCGACCGGCCGCTTCTCGACATCCTCGTCGAGATGCCGATCGCCGAAGATATCAAGGCCGCCCTGATGGGAGAAAAAGGGCCGCTGGGCGATATTTATGAATTGATGCGCTCCTACGAACAGGGGGAGTGGAATCGATTCTCGGAGCTGGCCGCCCGGAAAAAGATCGATGAAGAAAAAATCCCCCCGCTCTATCGAAAGGCATTGGAGTGGGCCAGCGAGAGCTTTTCAGCCGCGCAGATAGTCGGCTGACCCAAGAGAAAAAGGACATGTCTAGCTGGTATCGGATGATCTCTTTATCCCTTCTGCTCTCGACGCTCTTCGTCACGGCGACGCCCCCCTCCCTTCTCGCTGCGCGGCAACAAACGAAAATCAAGAAAGGGGTCTTCCTCGTCGCCGATCTCCGGCTGCTCGACCCGAATTTTTCCAAGACGGTCGTGCTGATCACGCAGCACGGACCGGGAGGGAGCGTCGGGGTGGTCATCAACCGGCCGACACGGACGCCGCTCTCACGCGCCTTTCCGAAGACCCAGGAATTTGAAAAACGATCTGAGACGATTTTTATCGGAGGACCGGTCCAGCGGGAAGTGACGATCCTCCTCTTGCGGACCGAGAGGCCGCCGGAAGCGGCCGTTCCGATTTTTGAGAAGGTCTACGTTGCCCCCCCGGTTGAAACCCTCACCGATCTCATCACGCGGGAAGACTTGAAGGATCCTTTTCGGGTTTATTCAGGCTACGCCGGCTGGGCGTCCGGTCAGCTTCAAGGTGAAATCGACCGCGGCGACTGGCGGGTCCTCCCGGGAGATGCCGATCTCCTCTTCCAGGAGGAGACCGCCTCGATCTGGGAAGAGATGTTCCGGCGATCTTCACAACAGATGGTTAAAGACTGCCGGGGCGACGCATGTGTCGCCCCGACCCTGACGTCAAATTAGCGC contains:
- a CDS encoding HDOD domain-containing protein; amino-acid sequence: MEIFIARQPIFDRQQQVYAYELLFRSSLENIFNHPDVEHASSKVALDTFFTFGIDTITGGKKAFINTSRGMLVNGYIALLPREMAVVEILETVEPDREVIAACRKLKQAGYLIALDDFIDEERYKPLVEMADILKIDFLTTKKDEQKRLIERYAPRGIHLAAEKVETRETLQEAMEMGYSYFQGFFFSKPTIISGKEIPGFKVNYLRILQEIHRPDLNYEKVEEIMKMEMSLSYKLLRYINSAFFGWRVEIRSIKHALVMLGESDFKRWASFISLSSMAKDKPNELVFQAILRGRYMEELAPMVRLSERAQDLFLMGMFSLIDAIVDRPLLDILVEMPIAEDIKAALMGEKGPLGDIYELMRSYEQGEWNRFSELAARKKIDEEKIPPLYRKALEWASESFSAAQIVG
- a CDS encoding YqgE/AlgH family protein, with translation MSSWYRMISLSLLLSTLFVTATPPSLLAARQQTKIKKGVFLVADLRLLDPNFSKTVVLITQHGPGGSVGVVINRPTRTPLSRAFPKTQEFEKRSETIFIGGPVQREVTILLLRTERPPEAAVPIFEKVYVAPPVETLTDLITREDLKDPFRVYSGYAGWASGQLQGEIDRGDWRVLPGDADLLFQEETASIWEEMFRRSSQQMVKDCRGDACVAPTLTSN